In a single window of the Populus alba chromosome 16, ASM523922v2, whole genome shotgun sequence genome:
- the LOC118033170 gene encoding 3'-5' exonuclease, which produces MAISIEDHHLPYETHNLYDVKFFDDRIHTLVTHTSSFVNTWIAETQQKLLQNNNHAHRPLIVGLDVEWRPNRFRQIENPVATLQLSAGNACLIFQLLHCPTGIPQSLYDFLSDMTYTFVGVGIEGDVRKLTEDYELSVGNAVDLRGLAAEKLGDFKWNKSGIKTLAREVLGKEIEKPKRITLSRWDNAWLTTAQVQYACLDAFLSCKIGESLLAA; this is translated from the coding sequence ATGGCAATCAGCATTGAAGACCACCACCTCCCGTACGAAACACACAACCTCTACGATGTCAAATTCTTCGACGACAGGATCCACACTTTAGTCACCCACACGTCTTCCTTCGTCAACACATGGATCGCCGAAACCCAACAAAAACTCCTCCAAAACAACAACCATGCTCACCGTCCACTTATAGTTGGCCTTGACGTCGAGTGGAGGCCCAACAGGTTCCGTCAAATCGAAAACCCAGTTGCCACACTCCAGCTTTCAGCTGGCAATGCCTGCTTGATCTTTCAACTCCTGCATTGTCCCACTGGTATCCCACAATccctttatgattttttgagtGACATGACTTATACTTTTGTTGGGGTGGGTATTGAGGGTGATGTGAGGAAGCTAACGGAGGATTATGAGCTGAGCGTGGGGAATGCAGTGGATTTAAGGGGTTTAGCTGCTGAGAAATTGGGGGATTTTAAGTGGAATAAATCAGGGATAAAAACGTTGGCGAGGGAAGTTTTGGGGAAGGAGATTGAGAAGCCGAAAAGGATCACTCTGAGTAGGTGGGACAATGCGTGGCTTACTACTGCTCAAGTTCAATATGCTTGTCTTGATGCCTTTCTGTCTTGCAAGATTGGGGAGAGTTTGTTGGCTGCTTGA
- the LOC118033171 gene encoding 4-alpha-glucanotransferase DPE2 → MANLGLFSGTKTAKSVNVSFRLPYYTQWGQSLLVCGSEPVLGSWDVKKGLLLSPVHQGEELIWSGSISVPSEFSGEYSYYVVDDKKSVLRWEMGKKRKLVLPKGINGGEHVELHDLWQAGGDAIPFRSAFKDVIFRRSWGLNIERPPGIQNKLDKEVDAVVVHFKICCPNVEEETSVYVIGSTAKLGQWKVQDGLKLNYAGDSVWQADALMQKGDFPIKYKYCKYGKGGNFSLETGAHRDLSIDSSKVLPRYIFLSDGMMREMPWRGAGVALPMFSVRSEADLGVGEFLDLKLLVDWAVLSGFHLVQLLPINDTSVHGMWWDSYPYSSLSVFALHPLYLRVEALSENLPETIKKEIQEAREQLDGKDVDYEATLATKLSIAKKVFVQEKDLILNSRSFQKYFSENEQWLKPYAAFCFLRDFFETSDHSQWGRFSCFTEKKVEKLVSKDSLHHDIIRFHYYIQFHLHTQLTEAAEYARKKGVILKGDLPIGVDRNSVDTWVYPNLFRMNTSTGAPPDYFDKNGQNWGFPTYNWEEMSKDNYAWWRARLTQMAKYFTAYRIDHILGFFRIWELPEHAMTGLIGKFRPSIPLSKEELEREGIWDFDRLSLPYIRQEFVQERFGASWTFIVSNFLNYYQKGRYVFKEDCDTEKKIASKLKMLAEKSMLLESEDKIRRDLFDLLKNIVLIRDPEDESKFYPRFNLEDTSSFQDLDDHSKNVLKRLYYDYYFHRQENLWRQNALKTLPALLDSSDMLACGEDLGLIPACVHPVMQELGLIGLRIQRMPSEPDLEFGIPSQYNYMTVCAPSCHDCSTLRAWWEEDEERRCRYFKSVVGSDGIPPSRCVPEIAHFVLRQHVEAPSMWAIFPLQDLLALKEEYTTRPAAEETINDPTNPKHYWRYRVHVTLESLMNDKELISSIKGLVRGSGRSQPSVEETDEQGNQETIVMITGKHQAAKGQEKISFEKQLTGVPRPETYVL, encoded by the exons ATGGCGAATTTGGGATTGTTTTCTGGGACCAAGACAGCGAAGTCGGTGAATGTGAGTTTTAGATTACCATATTATACTCAATGGGGTCAGAGCCTGCTTGTGTGTGGATCTGAACCAGTCCTGGGTTCATGGGATGTGAAGAAAGGCTTGTTATTGAGCCCTGTGCATCAAGGTGAGGAGCTCATATGGAGTGGAAGTATTTCAGTACCAAGTGAATTCAGTGGTGAGTATAGTTACTATGTGGTGGATGATAAGAAGAGTGTGTTGAGATGGGAGATGGGAAAGAAGCGTAAACTAGTATTGCCCAAGGGGATAAATGGTGGAGAGCATGTGGAGCTTCATGATCTTTGGCAG GCTGGTGGTGATGCCATCCCTTTCAGAAGTGCCTTCAAAGATGTCATCTTTCGTCGAAGTTGGGGTTTGAACATAGAGAGACCCCCTGGGATTCAGAATAAGTTAGACAAGGAAG TAGATGCAGTCGTTGTCCATTTCAAAATTTGCTGCCCAAATGTAGAAGAAGAGACATCA GTATACGTAATTGGCAGCACTGCAAAGTTAGGGCAGTGGAAAGTTCAGGATGGACTTAAACTTAACTATGCTGGTGACTCAGTTTGGCAGGCAGATGCTTTGATGCAGAAGGGTGATTTTCCAATAAA GTATAAATACTGCAAATACGGAAAGGGAGGAAACTTTTCTTTGGAAACTGGTGCACATCGTGACCTTTCTATTGACTCTTCTAAAGTTCTGCCAAGATATATTTTCCTCTCAGATGGCATGATGCGA gAAATGCCTTGGAGGGGTGCTGGTGTTGCATTACCAATGTTTTCTGTTAGATCAGAAGCTGATCTGGGGGTTGGTGAATTTCTTGACTTGAAGCTTCTTGTTGATTGGGCAGTACTGTCAGGATTCCATTTAGTCCAGCTTCTACCGATCAATGACACATCTGTGCATGGCATGTGGTGGGATTCATATCCATACAG CTCACTATCTGTGTTTGCATTGCATCCACTATACCTGAGAGTAGAGGCACTTTCAGAAAACCTACCAGAGACTATCAAG AAAGAAATTCAGGAAGCTAGAGAGCAGCTGGATGGAAAG GATGTTGATTATGAGGCTACTCTGGCTACTAAACTTTCAATCGCCAAGAAAGTGTTTGTACAAGAGAAGGATTTGATACTTAACTCTAGATCGTTTCAGAAATATTTCTCAGAGAATGAG CAATGGTTAAAGCCCTATGcagccttttgttttttgcgGGACTTTTTTGAAACATCAGATCACAGCCAATGGGGTCGTTTTTCCTGTTTTACAGAAAAAAAG GTTGAGAAACTTGTCTCAAAAGACAGCTTGCACCATGACATAATTCGCTTCCATTATTATATCCAATTCCATTTGCATACACAG TTGACAGAAGCTGCAGAATATGCAAGAAAGAAAGGTGTCATTTTGAAAGGAGATCTACCTATTGGTGTAGACAGAAACAGCGTAGATACCTGGGTCTATCCAAATCTGTTCCGCATGAACACCTCCACAGGAGCACCTCCAGATtactttgataaaaatgggcAGAATTGGGGCTTTCCAACATATAATTGGGAGGAAATGTCAAAAGATAACTATGCTTGGTGGCGTGCACGTCTAACACAG ATGGCAAAATACTTTACAGCTTACAGGATTGATCATATTCTGGGTTTCTTTAGGATCTGGGAGCTTCCAGAGCATGCCATGACAGGTCTGATTGGAAAATTCAGACCATCTATCCCTCTAAGTAAG GAAGAACTTGAAAGAGAAGGAATTTGGGACTTTGATCGCctgagcctcccatatatccgGCAGGAATTCGTACAG GAAAGATTTGGAGCTTCTTGGACCTTTATTGTGTCAAATTTTCTGAACTACTATCAGAAAGGCCGCTATGTG TTCAAGGAGGATTGTGACACGGAGAAAAAGATTGCTTCCAAGTTGAAGATGCTTGCAGAAAAGTCCATGTTATTGGAGAGCGAGGACAAGATACGCCGTGACCTGTTTGATCTTCTGAAG AATATAGTTCTTATTAGAGATCCTGAGGATGAAAGTAAATTCTACCCACGTTTCAATCTTGAGGACACTTCAAGTTTTCAGGATTTGGATGACCACAG CAAAAATGTTCTCAAAAGATTGTACTATGATTACTATTTCCATCGGCAAGAAAATCTATGGAGGCAAAATGCTTTGAAGACTTTGCCTGCTCTCCTGGACTCATCAGATATGCTAGCCTGTGGGGAAGATCTGGGTCTAATTCCTGCTTGTGTTCACCCT GTCATGCAAGAACTAGGCTTGATAGGTTTACGCATTCAACGTATGCCCAGTGAACCTGACCTGGAGTTTGGTATTCCTTCTCAATACAACTACATGACA GTGTGTGCTCCATCATGTCATGACTGCTCAACCTTGCGTGCTTGGTGggaggaagatgaagaaagaAGATGTCGATATTTCAAGAGCGTGGTGGGGTCTGATGGAATCCCGCCTAGTCGATGTGTTCCAGAAATTGCACATTTTGTCCTAAGGCAACATGTTGAAGCTCCATCAATGTGGGCAATCTTCCCTCTTCAG GACTTGTTAGCCTTAAAAGAAGAGTACACGACACGCCCTGCAGCAGAGGAGACGATCAATGACCCAACAAATCCAAAGCATTATTGGAGATACC GTGTACATGTGACATTAGAGTCTCTGATGAATGACAAAGAACTCATATCAAGCATCAAAGGTCTTGTTCGTGGGAGTGGACGTTCACAACCGTCGGTTGAAGAAACCGACGAGCAAGGGAATCAAGAAACGATAGTGATGATTACAGGCAAGCATCAAGCTGCCAAAGGTCAGGAAAAGATTtcctttgaaaagcaactaacTGGGGTTCCAAGACCAGAGACTTATGTTTTGTAA
- the LOC118033172 gene encoding uncharacterized protein, with amino-acid sequence MGKVGNSVNGSEEEQGIGTSGENGEQNVERGFYCFGCKGNFAATRFIGFRCVFVLLLSVAVFLSAVFWLPPFLHFADQGDLDLDYRIKDHDIVASFLVKKPVFLLEDNILKLRDDIFDEMRVPNTKVVILSLEPLAGSNRTKVVFGVDPLENDSKISSTDQSLIRGSFVSLVVNDSSLELTKSLFGDASSFEVLKFPGGITIIPPQRAFLLQKVQIPFNFTLNFSILQIREKFAELKSQLKAGLHLTPIENLYIELWNSQGSTVSPPTTVKSSVLLVIGNTPRLKQLAQTIRGNSKNLGLNNTIFGRVKQVRLSSILQHSLHGGEGSAPSPSPTSLPHHHHQHHHHHHHHQHHHHHHDAHAPAISPIPPPKRSAPAPVDDSPAPLKSSSAPHNNHEANPPGCQFGRKRRFTGNGGKRSHLAPSVAPSSPPHFAALPQPDNDRPEVSPAPSPISQSIPASSPLPNVVFAHAPPPSRGKSDEHSDTMLSFSPSPSLSSSSAGLLTVQWVLSLIAVVLQL; translated from the exons ATGGGGAAAGTGGGAAATAGTGTTAATGGAAGTGAAGAGGAACAAGGGATAGGTACAAGTGGTGAGAATGGAGAGCAAAATGTAGAGAggggattttattgttttggatgTAAAGGGAATTTTGCTGCTACTAGGTTTATCGGGTTTAGATGTGTTTTTGTACTTTTATTATCTGTTGCTGTTTTTCTTTCTGCTGTTTTTTGGTTGCCTCCTTTTCTACATTTTGCAGATCAGGGGGATCTGGATCTAGATTACAGGATTAAAg ATCATGATATAGTAGCAAGTTTCCTAGTCAAAAAGCCAGTTTTCTTGCTGGAGGACAATATATTGAAGCTCCGGGATGATATTTTTGATGAGATGAGAGTTCCTAATACCAAG GTGGTTATCCTGTCTCTAGAACCCTTGGCTGGATCAAACAGAACAAAGGTTGTGTTTGGGGTTGATCCACtagaaaatgattcaaaaatatcatcaacTGATCAAAGTCTAATCAGGGGCTCTTTTGTGTCTTTGGTTGTAAACGATTCATCTCTCGAACTTACTAAGTCCTTGTTTGGAGATGCATCCTCTTTTGAGGTACTTAAATTTCCCGGTGGAATTACAATTATTCCACCACAGAGAGCATTTCTTTTGCAGAAAGTGCAAATACCATTCAACTTCACCTTGAACTTCTCTATTCTTCAAATACGGGAAAAATTTGCAGAGCTGAAAAGTCAACTGAAGGCAGGACTGCATCTAACGCCCATTGAG AACTTGTATATAGAATTATGGAATTCACAAGGTTCAACGGTGTCTCCCCCTACCACTGTTAAATCATCAGTTCTGCTGGTAATTGGGAATACCCCCAGGTTAAAGCAACTGGCTCAAACTATCAGGGGTAATTCTAAGAATCTTGGCCTGAATAACACTATTTTTGGTAGAGTGAAGCAAGTTCGTCTATCATCTATATTGCAACATTCACTCCATGGTGGTGAAGGCAGTGCCCCTTCACCTTCTCCTACTTCTCTTCCTCACCACCATcaccaacaccaccaccaccaccaccaccaccaacaccaccaccaccaccatgatGCCCATGCTCCTGCAATTTCACCTATACCTCCACCTAAGAGAAGTGCACCTGCACCTGTTGACGATTCACCTGCCCCATTGAAAAGTTCGTCTGCACCTCATAACAACCATGAAGCAAATCCTCCTGGTTGTCAATTTGGGCGCAAAAGAAGGTTTACAGGGAATGGTGGAAAGAGGTCTCATTTAGCCCCTTCAGTAGCACCTAGCAGTCCTCCTCACTTTGCTGCCTTGCCTCAACCCGACAATGATCGACCGGAAGTATCACCAGCACCTTCACCGATTTCCCAATCAATTCCTGCATCTAGTCCTTTGCCAAATGTAGTTTTTGCCCATGCTCCGCCACCATCAAGGGGTAAATCTGATGAGCATTCTGACACAATGCTGTCATTTTCACCTTCACCATCGCTGTCTTCAT CTTCTGCAGGTCTTCTCACTGTTCAATGGGTACTATCCCTAATTGCTGTTGTATTACAActataa